The nucleotide sequence TTGCACCAGGACTGGTGGTGGCTGCTGCTCTGGCCCGCCTTCAGCTTCGTGCTGGTTTCGGCGGGATATTTTGGTCTGGGGCCGCGTATCTTCAATAAGTCGGAAGAGGGACTGGTTCCGTTTTTCAATCAGTGTCTGCTGTTGCCTTACCTGCTGTATCTGAATGGGATCTGGCACTTGTCGCGGCTGTTGCGAATAGAACCTCCGCTCCACCAGTTGACCGAGAATCTCTATATCAGTCGGCGTTTGTTGTCCCGCGAGCTGCCGGCGGAGATCGTACATGTCATTGATCTGACGTGCGAGATGAGTGAACCACTTGAACTGCGTTCACGCGGTTATCACTGTTTTCCGGTACTGGATCGGGCGGCTCCTTCGGTCGATACATTGTGTGGCTGGATCGAACAGACTGCGGTACTGGAGGGGCCACTGTTGATTCACTGCGCGGAAGGACATGGGCGGACTGGCTTGTTTACGGCAGCGCTGCTTCTGTATACCGGACAGGCAGCGAGCAGGGAAGAAGCACTGCGCTTTATTCAGAGTCAACGACCACTGGTGCGATTGAGTCGAGAGCAAAAACAAATCTTAGAAGATTTTTCGAATGGGCATTGAGTGGTAACCTGTTACTGGTTGCAAAAT is from Gimesia maris and encodes:
- a CDS encoding dual specificity protein phosphatase family protein codes for the protein MKMGFLLLLIAFLLVLTAWLHQDWWWLLLWPAFSFVLVSAGYFGLGPRIFNKSEEGLVPFFNQCLLLPYLLYLNGIWHLSRLLRIEPPLHQLTENLYISRRLLSRELPAEIVHVIDLTCEMSEPLELRSRGYHCFPVLDRAAPSVDTLCGWIEQTAVLEGPLLIHCAEGHGRTGLFTAALLLYTGQAASREEALRFIQSQRPLVRLSREQKQILEDFSNGH